CGATCATCTCGCCGACGTTCCAGTACTCGGGCGCCATGACCACCTCGCGCTGCATCAGGCGGCCGGCGGAATATTCCGGATAGGTCAGCGATTGCTGGACGGCGGCGCGGTCGCCCGCCTCCAGCGCCTCGAGGATGGCCTCCTGTTGCGGCCCGTCGAGATCTTCGAGCAGGTCGACCACGTCGTCGCTGTCCAGCTCGCGCACGGCGTCGGCCAGCACCTGCGGCGTCAGGATGCCGATCACTTCCTCGCGGATCGCCTCGTCGAGTTCCGACAGGATCTCGCCGTCGAATTCCTTGTCGTAGAGCTTGATCAGCCGCATCCGGTCGAAGGCGTTGATCTGCTCGAGAAGGTCGGCGATGTCGGCGGCGTGCAGCGGCTCCATCAGCGCGACAAGCTGTTCGCGGTCCTCGACATCGACCGCGTAAAGGATCTGCGCCACCGCCTTGCGGTCGAGCGTATAGGCGTCCTCGCGCTCTGCTTCTGCCGCCAGGGCCTCTGCTTCTTCGGCCATGTTCTGCCCTCCGGAATCCTGCTGGCCGAAACCTAGGGCAACGCCGCGCGGGGCAACAGGGGGGACGGACGATTTACCTTTCTGCAGGCGCAGCATAGGCTGATTTTCGACCACCGGGAGAGCATGAATGGCCAAAGAGACCCTGCACCTGGGCCAGACCCTGCAGTTTACCGGCGACCCCTTCGCCGAGGGAGCCGAGGCCGCACGCCACGACAGCGCGGGCGCCGTGCTGGTGGCAGACGGCACGATCCGCGCGGTCGGCGCCGCCGCGACGCTGCGCGCCGCCCATCCGCAGGCGCAGGTGGTGGACCACGGGCAGGCCCTGCTGACGGCGGGCTTCGTCGATGCGCATGTCCACTACCCGCAGACCCGAATCATCGCCAGCTGGGGCAAGCGGCTGATCGACTGGCTCAACAGCTACACCTTCCCCGAAGAGATGCGCCTTGCGGACCCCGCCTATGCACGTGCCGTGGCAGGGGATTACCTCGACCTCGTGCTGGCCCATGGCACGACCACGGTCTGCAGCTACGCCACGATCCACCCCGGCTCGGTCGACGCGATTTTCGAGGCGGCAGAGGCGCGGGGCATGCGGGTGCTCGCGGGCAAGACCTGCATGGACCGCAACGCGCCCGAGGGTCTGCGCGACACGGCGCGATCCGCCTATGACGACAGCAAGGCGCTGCTGGAACGCTGGCACAGACGCGGTCGCGCTTCCTACGTGATCACGCCGCGCTTCTCGCCGACCTCGACGCCCGAGCAACTCTCGGCCCTGGGCGCGCTCTGGGCCGAACATCCGGACTGCCTGATGCAGACCCACCTGAGCGAACAGCTCGACGAGATCGCATGGGTCCGGTCGCTCTACCCGCAGGCGCGCGACTATCTCGACACCTATGAGACACACGGGCTTCTGGGCCCCAACGGCCTTTATGGCCACGCCATCCACCTCGAGCCGCGCGAGACCGACCGTCTGACCGAGGTCGGCGCCGCCCTCGTCCACTGCCCGACCTCGAACACCTTCATCGGCTCGGGCCTCTTCGACATGGCGGGGCTGACCGCGCGCGGCCTGCGCGTGGGGCTGGCCACGGACACCGGCGGCGGCTCCTCCTTTTCGATGCTGCGCACCATGGCGGCGGCCTACGAGATCGGCCAGCTGCGCGGCACGCCGCTCCATGCCAGCCAACTGATCTGGCTCGCCACCCAAGGCTCGGCCCGCGCCCTGTGCCTCGACGACCGCATCGGCAATCTCGCCCCGGGGATGGAGGCGGATTTCATCGCGCTAAACCTCGCCTCGACCGCCGCCATCGCGCAGCGCGCGGCAAAGGCCGAAGACATCTGGGAAGCCCTCTTCGCGACGATCATGATGGGCGACGACCGCGCCATCGCCGGCACTTGGGTCGCCGGACACAAGGCCGCCCCCGCCCGCGACTGAAGCCCCCCTGCTTCTTTGGTCCGAAAATACCTCGGGGGGCTCCGCAGGAGCGGGGGCAGGGCCCCCTCCGCCTCTGCCCTGGCACGAACTGGCCGCCCCAGATCATCGGACAGGTTTCACCGCCACCGCAGTCCAGGATCAGACAGGCAGGCCGCACCGGCCCGCCCCATCAACAGCCGTCGCGGCCCAGCACCAGTACCCAGATGTTGCCCTGCGCGCGCACCAGCCCGTAGCCTGTGACCTGCGGCATCGACAGGTTGGCGCGGTGGCCCGGCGATGCGACCCAGTCGCCCATCACCTCCGCCAGACCGCCCTGCCCCCTGGCGATGTTCTCGGCCACGGCGCAGGCGCCGTAGCCCGCCCGGCGAACCCGCGCCATGACATCGCTGCCATCAGAGCCGCGATGGTCGAAGAACCCGCCCCGCATCATGTCCAGCGCATGGGCCATGGCGGCTTCTTCCAGTTTCTCGGAGGGAGCGACGGTTCCCAGCCCCTGCTCGGCCCGGAAGCCGTTCAGCATCTGCCGCGCCTGTTGGGCGCCTGCCGGATCCACGCCCGCACCGCAGGCGGCCAGCCCAAGCAGCAACGGGAAAATCCACCGCGAAACCGTCATGAAAACCCTCCGAAACCGGTCTCAGGCACGCTCGGCCAAGGCCCTGGCCA
This region of Ponticoccus alexandrii genomic DNA includes:
- the guaD gene encoding guanine deaminase; this encodes MAKETLHLGQTLQFTGDPFAEGAEAARHDSAGAVLVADGTIRAVGAAATLRAAHPQAQVVDHGQALLTAGFVDAHVHYPQTRIIASWGKRLIDWLNSYTFPEEMRLADPAYARAVAGDYLDLVLAHGTTTVCSYATIHPGSVDAIFEAAEARGMRVLAGKTCMDRNAPEGLRDTARSAYDDSKALLERWHRRGRASYVITPRFSPTSTPEQLSALGALWAEHPDCLMQTHLSEQLDEIAWVRSLYPQARDYLDTYETHGLLGPNGLYGHAIHLEPRETDRLTEVGAALVHCPTSNTFIGSGLFDMAGLTARGLRVGLATDTGGGSSFSMLRTMAAAYEIGQLRGTPLHASQLIWLATQGSARALCLDDRIGNLAPGMEADFIALNLASTAAIAQRAAKAEDIWEALFATIMMGDDRAIAGTWVAGHKAAPARD
- a CDS encoding CAP domain-containing protein; amino-acid sequence: MTVSRWIFPLLLGLAACGAGVDPAGAQQARQMLNGFRAEQGLGTVAPSEKLEEAAMAHALDMMRGGFFDHRGSDGSDVMARVRRAGYGACAVAENIARGQGGLAEVMGDWVASPGHRANLSMPQVTGYGLVRAQGNIWVLVLGRDGC